In the Halosolutus gelatinilyticus genome, ACCGCCGATTACGACGATCACGAAGGCTTCGATGATGATGCCCATCCCCATTCCGGGGTTGACCGATCGCGAGACGGCCAGCAGGACGCCCGCAAGTCCTGCCAGCACCGCACCGAAGACGAAGACGCCGGTGAACACCTTCGAGACGTCGATTCCGAGGGCATTTACCATCTCGGTATCGTGGGCGCTGGCTCGCATGAGGATGCCGAAGTTGCTCCGTTCAATCGCGAGCCAGATGGCGACGATCAGGATCGTGCCCACCACCAGGACGAACAGGCGGTAGAGCGGATAGTTGAGCGATCCGATAGCGACCGATCCGGTCAGCAAGTCCGGTCGGGCGATCCGTCTGGCCTGTCCGCCCCAGACCTGCAGGACCGTGCCCTGAATCATGATCGCAAACCCGAAGGTAAGGAGAATGTGATAGAGGGGGTTGCGGCCGTAGAGGGGGCGAAGCGACAGCACTTCGATCGCGGCGCCGACGACGCCGACGAACAGCGGTGCGAGCACCAACGCGAGCCAGAAGCTCCCGAGTTCCGCCGCGATGACGGCCCCGAAGTACGCGCCGAGCATGTAGAGCGCCCCGTGTGCGAAGTTGATGACGTCCAGCATACCGAAGATCAGCGTCAGGCCGGCGGCGATCAGCGCGAGCGTCACCCCCAGTTGTAGACCGAGCAACGTGGCTCGGAGTATCGTTTCGACCATCTCAGTTGAATCCTCCACTCGAGTCGGGTGGTCGGCTACTGCCTTCCGTCCGATCGAGCACGTATCGGCGGATTCGCCGGATCATACTACTCACAGGCTGCATCCCCAGCTGGGACTTTCGACTCCTTCGATCGTTTCGACGACCTGGTTTTCGACGGGTTGCTCCCCGTCGCTTGCGACGACCTCCCGGACGTACAGGTTCTGGATCGGCTCGTGTGTCTCGGGATTGAACCGGAAACTGCCTCGTGGACTGTCGAGTTCCGTTCCGCCGAGGGCGTCCGCCATCTCGTTGGGATCCGAACCGCCCGACTCCTCGACGGCGGCGGCGAACGCCTGTGCGGAATCGTACCCCTGACAGGCGTAGACGTTGGCCGACGAGTCGTACGCGTCGCGGTAGTTCTCGACGAACTCCGTGTTTCGATCGGTCTCCTGGGTCGGCGCATAGTGAAGCAGCGAGTACATGCCAAGCGCCGCCTCGCCTTGTGCGGGGAGCGTGTCCTCCGACAACAGGAAGCCGCTCCCGGTCTGGGTCATCTCCTCGTTGAGCCCGTAGTCGGCGAAGTCCGTGATGTAGTTGACGGCGTCGCTCCCCGCGAAGAAGGAGAACACCGCGTCGGCGCCGCTGTTCTCAATGTCGCCCAGGTACGTCGAGTAGTCGTCGGTCCCCAGCGGAGCGCCGACTTCGGCGACGACCTCGCCGCCGGCGTCTTCGAACGCCTCCCTGAAGAAGTTCTTCGAGTTCTGGCCGAACGCGTAGTCGGCGTAGGCCAGACAGACGGTGTCCGCGACGTTGTTGTAGACCCACCCCGCAAGCGGCGCGCTCGTCTGCCAGTCGTTGAACGACGTCCGGAAGTGGTAGTTCAGACAGCCCTCTTCCGTGACCCGGTAATCGCCCGCATTGGCGTTCAGCCAGATCGCGCTCGCCTCGTTTTCGATGGTCTGCATCATCGTGATCGCGACGGCGCTCGAGACCGGACCCACGAGCGCGTCGACCTGCTCTTCGACCAGCAACTCTCGCGTCACATCTACGCCGCGGTTCGTATCGGCTTCCGTGTCCCGCTCGATGGTTTCGACCTCCTCACCGTCGATCTCGCCGTCGTTTTGCTCGAGGTACAACTCGAACCCGTTGACAATACTTTCCCCGAGTATCGCGTACGTGCCGGTAAACGGGAGCGCGTAACCGACGGTCAACCGGTCTTCGCCGCCGAGACAACCGGCGAACGCGGATCCTACCCCGACCGCTGCGCTGCCCGCCAGATACTGACGTCTCGATATCGTCGGCGTCGAAGCCCGATTGCTCCCCGCTCGATTGCCACACTCACCCGTGGGTCTGCGAACCATACACTCCCGTGAGGCGGTATCATACATATAGATTCCGATCATATGCGGAAACGAGCGTCGGTTTGCAGATATCCAACGAGGATTTATATGCGACCATCGGCATTCGATACGGTGTGGTAGCAAGCACCGAATCACTGGACGTTGCGGTATCGCATATCGACCCCGGAAGTTCGATCGCCGTCGGCCTCGCGCTCGAACACGCGATCCCGTTCGCGGCGGGGCACGAACTCCTGCGACGGGGAATCGACGATCTCACCCTGATCGGACCGATCAGCGACCTGCTGTTCGATCAGTTGATCGGCGGCGGCGCGGCATCCGAGATCCGCGCCGCGTGGGTCGGAAACGTCAGCACCGGCACCGGCTACCGGTTCCGGGAGGCCGTCGAGGGCGGGGAAATCGCGGTCGAAGACCACTCCAATTTCAGCATCGCGCTCGCGCTACAGGCCGGCGCGATGGGCGTGCCGTACCTCCCGACGCGCTCGCTACTCGGAAGCGACATCTTCGAACGGAGCGAGCTGTTCGTCGAGGCGACCGACCCGTTCGAGGGCGATCGGATCGCGCTCGTCCCGGCCATCGAACCCGACTGGGCGATCGTTCACGCCCAACGTGCGAGCCCGCGGGGCGACGTCCACCTGTGGGGGAACACCGGAATCGTCGGCCCGGCGGTCGGCGCGGCCGAAAACGTGCTGGTCACCGCGGAGGAGATCGTCGAACCGGACGTCATCGAGAGCGACCCGAGCAGGGTCGCGATCACGCGCGAACAGGTCGCCAGCGTCGTCGAGTGCCCGTTCGGAGCGCATCCGTCGCCCGTCGCCGGCTATTACAACCGAGACAACGAGTACTACCTTCGGTACGATCGCCGGACAGAGAGCCGGAGCGGATTCGAGGAGTGGGCAGACGAATGGGTGTACGGCGTCGCCGATCGCGAGGAGTACGCGACGCTCGTCGACGCGGACCTCGAGATCACCGAGCCGACCATCGCCGCGGAGGTGCAGTATGGCCAGTAGCGAATACACGGATCGCGAGTTGATGGTCACCACCGCTGCGCGCGAAATCGAGGACGGCGACACCGCGTTCGTCGGCATGCGACTGCCGCTGATCGCGTTTCAGGTCGCGGTCAGCACGCACGCGCCGAACGCGCTGGCGGTCTACGAGAGCGGAGTCGTCCGGGATTCGCCCGCGGACGGCTTCATTCACACGATGTGCGATCTTCCGAACCTGGACCGCGCCGTCTCGACGACGGGCATGGTCGACATCATGTCCCGCCTCCAGCGCGGCGATATCGACGTCGGGTTCCTCGGCGGCGCCGAAATCGACCGCTACGGGAACCTGAACACGACTCGAGTGACCGCCGGCGATCGAGAGATCCGCCTCCCCGGCAGCGGCGGCGCCTGCGATATCGCGTGTATGGCCGATCGGACCGTCCTGCTTATGCCCCACGAACCGCGCCGGTTCGCCGAGTCGGTCGAGTACGTGACAAGTCCCGGCTATCCGGCCGACGATGACGGTCGCGACGACCGTCCCGCACCCGGCGGCGGTCCGAGCGCGCTCGTCACGTCGAAGGCGACGTTCGGATTCGACGACAGTGGTGAACTCTACCTCCGCAGCGTCCATCCCGGATCCGAGATCGAAGACGTACTTGCGGCCTTCCCGTGGGACGTACAGACGGCCGACGATGTCGGCGACGGAGCCGTCGAAACAACGCCCGAACCGACGGCCGAGGAACTGGACCTCGTTCGGACGTTCGATCCGGACGGGTTCTGGACCTGAACTCATCAGCGCGCTACTCACCGAGTCGCCGGCAACTCACTTTTCGGTGAACGGACTCGCGCATCACCGGCCTCGAGGAATCGACCCCCGAAACCCGCGTCGCCGACCTCGCGTCGACAGATGTCGTCAAAACGGGCGAACTTGAGGGGGAGACGTACGAGCGGATCGCTCCGGCCATCCCCGACGAGGGGGTCTACCATCGGAGCGGCGGTCCGACGGGCTGACGACGGACGCTACGAAGTCCGGGCAGAGCAGGACGGTCCGAATAATCGTTCGAGCGGAAACGGATAACGGACTACTGTATTTTTCAGAGATACTGCATCCGAAGGAACCGGTAGGTATATAATTTAAAGCTATGATGGAGTAGTCGTATGCAGGAGAGTATCACAGAGGAGTATCTGCCGGACGAAGAGAACGCTCCGGAGCACGTTTACTCGCTCCCGGAACTCCACTACCCGAAACGGATCAACGTCGTCGACGAACTGGTCGACCGACACATCCGCGAGGGACGGGGCGAGAACGTCGCGATCTACTTCGAGGATCGGACGATCACGTACGAGGAACTTCGGGAGAAGGTCAACCGCATGGGGAACGCCCTCCGTGACCTCGGGATCGGCGCCGGCGACCGGGTCGTGGTACGGTTCCCGAATCGGCCGGAAGCGATCGTCTCCTGTCTGGCGGTTCAGAAGATCGGCGGGGTCGCGCTCCCGTCGATGAAACTCCTCCGGGCGAAGGAACTCGAGTACATCATCAACAACGCCGAGGCGTCGGCCGTCGTCGTCTACGACGATCTCCTCGACGAAGTCGAGAACGCGCTGCCCGAACTCGAGACGGTCGGGGACATCGTGGTCGCCGAGCGCACCGGCGTCGACCACAGCTACCACAGCTACGACGACCTGCTCGACGACGCCGACGACGAACTCGAAGCTTACGAGACCGAGCGCGACGATATCGCGTTACTGCTCTACACGAGCGGGACGACCGGGCGACCTAAGGGTGCGATCCACACCCATCGGAACGTGCTGGCCACCGCGGACTCGTACGCGCGGTACTGCCTCGAACCGACTGAAGACGACGTCTTCGGCGGAAATCCGCCGCTTCCCTTCGCGTACGGCTACGGCGATCTCGTCACGTTCCCGCTCCGGTTTGGTGCGAGTACGAGCCTCGTCGCGGACGCCGACCCCGGCGACCTGCTGGAAGCGATCGAGGATCACGGGATCTCGATCCTCTGTTCGATCCCAACCGGATTCAATCAAATCCTCTCCCAGCACCCCGACGGTCCCGAGGAGTACGACGTCTCGTCGTTGCGACTCGGTCTCAGCGCCGGCGAGCCGCTGACGCCGACGACCTACGAGAACTTCGAGAGGGAGTACGGGATCAACCTCCTCGACGGGATTGGAACGACGGAGATGCTTCACATCTTCATCAGTCACCGCCATACCGAGAAGATCGATCCAAGCGTGACCGGCTATCCGGTCCCCGGATACGAGTGTAAGATCGTTGATCCCGACACCGGTGAGGACCTCGAACGCGGCGAAGCGGGTCTGCTCGCGGTCCGCGGACCGACCGGGATCGCGTATTGGGACCGCCCCGAAAAGCAACTTGAGGTCAATCAGGACGGCTGGTCGATCCCAGGCGATATCTTCGTCCAGTATGAGGACGGTCGACTGGAGTACAAGTCCCGCAGCGACGATCTCATTATCTCGAGTGGGTATAACATCCCCGGCCCAGAGGTCGAGGCGGTCATCGAAGAACACGAGTCGGTCGCTGAAGTCGCCGTCGTCGGCAGTCCCCACGAGGAGCGCGGTGAGATCGTGAAAGCGTTCGTTGTCCTCTACGACGACGTCGAGCCCGGAGAAGAACTCATCACGGAGATTCAAAACCACGTCAAGGACGTGCTCGCGCCGTACAAGTACCCACGCGAGGTCGAGTTCCGGGAAGGGCTCCCGCGAACGGAAACCGGGAAGATCCGACGAACCGAACTGCGAGAAGCGGAACACCAGTAGCGATAGAACACGCAGCCGCCCTGGTCGAATATCTCGGTAGCGCTCGTTCTCGACCGCGTCACCGATCGACTCGAGGCGCGGATCAATCGACGCCGCACACTGATTTCCTCCCAGCGACGCCACCTCGGGTAGAAAACTGAACTCCCGACCGGTTCAGTCCATCAACCAGTGGAAACCGCATGCGACGCGCGGGTGAGTACGTCGGTTCCGACGATCGCAGCGATAAATCACCCGTTCTGGACGGCTTCGCCGGGACGCTGTTACTGATGGTGAACGATAACATATGGCGTATACGGATTCGTATTCGTAAATCGTATACATACCAGGTCACTCCACCATCTCACGTCCTGAACTGCTCGGTACTAACAGCGATATATTACACACATACTGTTGTAAAAAAAGTGAGCTCGCCACTCGTTCCGATAGCATCGTACTCCGTCGAACGTCGATCGATTCTATTACAGTAGTACTGGTGTAAACACAACTCGACGAACGGGATAGTGGCGTATACGCTAGCCGTATACGAGACGGAGGGACAGCCACGGCTGCCCGGAGGAGATGACAGCGAATCGGCGACTCGCTGGTGATCGTCTCGCGACAGCCGGCGCCCGTCGCACCGTCCAGCGACCGGGATCGTCGTAGCGAACCGCGACGGATACTGCGGTATAGGTGGTACGATCGGAGCGAAAAGAGTGTGATCCGCCTGTCGGTTTTAGGGGCTTTCGTCCGTCCGGATCCGGAGGTTCGAGCGCGGCTTCGCGATACAGGTCAGGACGTATCCTTCCTCTTTCTCGCTATCCGAGAGGAACATTCCTTCCGTCTGGTCGACTTCACCGTCTTCGACGAGCATGCCGCTGCAGACCCCACAGACGCCCATTCGGCACTGGTAGGGCGGGGCGAGGCCGGCTTCCTCAGCCGCTTCGAGGATCGGCTTGTCGGCCGGCACTTCGATCGTCTGTCCCTCGTCGACGAACTCGACTGTGTAACTCTCGACCATTGCTTACTGCTCTCGATCGATAGATCGTTCGAAGACGTGTTCGACCGGTTCGAAGCCGTTCGACTCATAGAACGCTTCCGCGGACTCGTCGCCGTGGATCGCGTCGACGCGATAGAAGTCGATGTCTTTCTCCGACTGCTCGAACCAGTCGTGAACTTCGTCCAGCAGCGCGGCGCCGACGCCGCTACCCCGGTATTCCTCCGCGACGTAGTGGCCGTTGATGTACCCGTGGTCCTGCAGCCGGAAGATCGGGTGATTCCCCATGATGCGTGCCTCCAGGACGCCAATGAGTTCGCCCGTCCTCTCCTCTTCAGCGACGATAACGGTCCCGTATTTCGAACCGACGAGCTGATTCTCGAAGTACTGCAGCCAGCGATCGTCGGCGCTCTCCTTGTGTTCGTACCGGTCGTCGTACTCCGAGAGGTGGCTCGTGAACCCGTGCCACAGTTCCAGCAGTTCGGTACCGTCATCTAAGGTTGCCTGGCGTATCTCGTACGTCATGCATTATCGTCAGAGATGGACTACTAAAAAATGCACTGGTCATTGAGTTCCGTTTTTTTACACTTTTCGCGGTTGGTCCGGTCCGAAGTGGCGCGGGGCAGCTGGTGAGCGATGGATACCCGGATGGAGACCGAGGGATATCGGGGGTCGCCGGGGCGCTCACGTCGGACCGATCGAACCGCGAATCCCGTCGCGCCCCAATTCGGTAGATACACGAACCGTATACAGGAAACAATTATTACCTTCGAGTAGAAAGGTTCTGTTGGAAGATTAGAGCTATGCCCACCGAGAAGCGATTCAAAGAGGAGCTGCAGAACGGGCGGATGATCGAATCGACGGAAGAGATGACCGACGGGTACAAGAAGGCGCTCAAACAGATCCTGACGGTATCGGGCGATACGGAGTTGATGAGCGCGCCAGCGTACTACGAACAGTCGCTGAACGCGCCGTCGCTCGACGCCCGCGCGTCGTGTATCAGCGTCATTCAGGACGAGCTCGGCCACGGCCACATCGCCTACCGACTGCTCGAGGACTTAGGCGAGGACCGCGAGGAACTCATCTACGAGCGCGAACCCCACGAATTTCGCAATACCTACGGGTTCGACCAGCACATCGACAACTTCGCCGAGCTCGTCACGGCCCACGGGCTGTTCGACCGCGCAGGGATCGTTCTCCTCAGCGACATCCACGAGAACACCTCCTACGCGCCGTGGAAGCGCGCGCTGACAAAAGTGAGCAAGGAAGAGCAGTTCCACCTCCGTCACGGCGAGACGTGGATGCGGCGACTTGCGAACAACAGCGACAAGACCAAGCAGCGTCTCCAGGAGGCCGTCGACTGGATGTTCCCGATGGGCGTCGAGTGGTTCGGCATGCCCGACGACAAGAAGAAACACGACGACCAGCTCGAGTACCGGATCAAGGGTAAGTCCAACGACGAGCTCCGCCAGGACTGGCTGTCCCGAACGCTGCCGCTGACGAACGAACTGGAGCTTGACGTGCCGGCCCGCTACGACGAGAAGCGCGACGAGTACGTCCTCGACTACGATATGCCGGTCGCTTTCGACGCCGACAACAAGGAGTGGCGCTTCGACGAGCCAATTTCGTGGTCCGACGTGATGGATCGCTGGCGCTCCCGCGGTCCGGCGAACGAGAAGTACATCGACATGATCCAGTCCAGTACCGTTGACATCGGGGCCTAGTTATGTCGAGTGCACGAAAACCGGCGAATGTATCGGCGAACGCGTCACTGACCAGTGAGTTCGTCGAACGGCGCCGCGCCGATGCGACGCCGTTCGAGCGGGAGCTGTGGGATATCCTCGACGAGATTCCGGATCCGCACATCCCGGTGAGCCTCGTCGAAATGGCGATGGTTTACGACATCTGCGAAGAGGACAGCCACGTCACCGTCGAGTTGACATTCCCCTGTATGGGCTGCCCGGCCTACGACATGATCCACAACGATATCCGGAGCTGTCTGGCGGTCGTTGACGGCGTCGACGAGGTCGAAATCGACGTCGTCTGGGATCCCGTTTGGTCGAAGGACATGCTCACCGATGCCGTCCGAGAAAAGATGCGCGAAGCAGGAATCAGCCTCTAACCGCCATGAAATACGAAGTATTCGCACGAATCAATCAAGGTGATGATACCAAACATATCGGTAACGTCACCGCGGAGAGCGATCGACTCGCAAAGATGTACGCACACAACACGTTCAACGAAGAAGACTGGGACTTCCTCGCCGTCATCAACGAGGCGGATCTCCTCGAAGTGACCGGCGGCCGACCCGAACTCGAGGTGAGTGCCAGTGAGTGACGATACCTGGCCCGAACTGGCGCTCGACTACGTACAGGCCGTCTACGACACGAAGCTCCTGCTCGGACACCGGTACGCCCAGTGGAGCCTCTCGGGTCCGTCGCTCGAGGACGACATCGGCGGTGCGAGCGCCGCACAGGAGGAAATCGGCCACGTCCGCCAGCTAGCGCGCGAACTCGAAGGACAGGGTCGAGACGCCGACTGGCTGAGCGGCGACCGCGAGCCCGATGAGTTCGCCAACGCGGCCTGTCTCGACCGCATCGACGGCGAGTGGCCGTCGTACATCGCGTCGATCGCTCCGGCAGACCGCGCGTCGTGGTACCTGATCGACGCGATCGATCGGGACGACCTGTTCGGCCTGATCACCAAGATGGGCGAAGACGAGTACTTCCACCTGGAGTACCACGACGCCCGGCTGGAAACGCTGGCCGAAGACGATCCGGAAACGATCCAGCGAACCCTGGAGACGACGCTCCCGCAGACGCTCTCGCTGATCGGTCCGACCGCGTACGATGCTGACGAGGATCCGGTGTTCGGTTCCGGATTCACGGATCGGCCGGTCGCCGAGATCCGTGAGTCGTTCGCCAACCACTACCGAGAGCTGTTCGCGGAAACGGACGTCTCTCTCGAGAACGTCGACTGGAACGCTCCGGCTCTCGAGGAGTGGGACGAGACGCAACGACGCGCCGGCGGCGGGGCAATCAGCGACGAAGACGTCCGACAGCTCCGCGGCGAAGAGAACGAGCTGTTCTTTATGAACTGATGATGGGAATGAACGATCGACTCTCGAAATTGACCGTGACGTGTCCGTTCTGTGAGTCGGCGGATACGGAACGGGAGTCCGCTTTCGGCAGCGAAATTTCGAAGGCCCAGTACTACTGCAACGGCTGCAACACAGTGTTCGAACGGATCAAATACGACGGCGCGAATCCGGACACCGGTCGGTAACCGACCTCGTGTTCGACGTTCGCCCTCGGTACCCATAGCGACAGCTTCCCCATTATTTACACAAAATATATTTTCCGAATTTAGAAAGCTTTTTATGGCGCGGTAGCGATGTGAGTCCTGTATGGAGCTCCCAGCGTTCAGTGAGCTAGATCTGGAGTATTTCACGACGGAAATAAACAGCCACGTCGGTATCCTTCGCCTCGACCGGCCGCCGGCGAACGCACACGACATCGAGGTCTTGCTGGACCTCCAGCGCGCCATCGAGGCCGTTCGGTTCGACGAGAACGTCCGCGCCGTCCTCTTCGGCAGTTCCAACGAGAAGTTCTTCTCGACGGGCTTCGACATTCAGGTTCTGCAGGAGGAGTCCGGTCGGCAGGTCGGCTACGCGAGTCAGACGAGCAAGGAGATCATCATGAAGATGCGGACGACCGACACTATCTTCATCGCGATGGTCAACGGTCACTGCATGGGCGGCGGCCTCGAGCTCGCGCTCGGCTGTGACTTCCGATACATCGGCGACGATGACGACTACAACATCGGCATGCCCGAGATTCACCTCGGACTCATCGCCGGCGAGGCGGGGACGCAACTGCTACCTCGATACATCGATCGCTCCGAAGCGCTACGGATGATGCTCACCGGCGATACTCTCACGCCGGAAGAAGCGACGGAGAGGGGGATTTTCGACGAGATCCATCCGCCGGAAGAGGTCGAAGACGCCGCCTTCGAGTTCGCACAGGAGATCGCCGAGAAGCCGAGCGTCGCGGTGGGTAACAACAAGCTCGCCGTCAACGAGGGCCTCGAAATGCCGCTGTCGGACGCGCTGGCCCACGAGCGCGAACTGCAGAACCGCCTCCTCGGTTCCGACGTCGCGAAGGAGGGCGTCGACGCCTTCCTCAACGACCGCAAGCCCGACTTCGTGGGCGTCGAACTCGGCGACAAGGAACCGGGCGATGAGGAGTAACGGTCGCTCGCGGTACCGTCGGTCTCGCCTCTGACATACCGTCCGCGCCCGTTCTCAGCCCGTAGCGAGAAGAGACGAGAGAGGCGCCGCCGTATCTCTTCGTCTCGACCGACGACTCGCGGCGAACGCTGCGGCCACGATAGGGCGTCGACCAGAGAACGGCGGCCGTCGCCGATTCGAATTACGGCGTCAGCAGAAGGCCGGTCGGATACGAGTCGATCGCAGGACGGTATCGAACCGGCGTTCCGTCAAGACGTTCGACGGGACCCAGTTCGGCGAGTCGCCGCAGGTGCGCGGCCGCCTCGCCCGCGCCGAATTTCGCGTGGATACCGCGCAGTTCACCGAACAGCTCTCGCGCTACATCCCACGGCGTCCGCGCCGACGGTTCCGGTGTCGCGATCGCACGAAAGGCCGCTCTGGCCCGGTTCCGGTGGTGGCGTCGCGCTTCGTCGATCGCCGTCGGAATCTCGATTTCCATACCGTGTCCTGGGTATCCGTCCGTCCGTATCGATTCGAAGCGATTCAGCGATGCGAGATACTGACCGAGCGAATCGTCGAGTCGCGTATCGCTCCCTCCGACGTTCGGCGTGTACGTTGGTAGCAGCAGGTCCCCGAGGAAGATCCCCTCGTCCGTCCGGAACGAGACGTGACCGACGGTGTGACCCGGCGTGTGAACGAACTCGACGTCGACGACAGTATCACCGTCTCCGTGGGGCGTCACCGCGAACGAGTCGGGTACCGGAGACGGCGTATCGGCGCTCGAGACGTCGTCCCGAACCGACTCCGGGACGCCCCATCGCTCGAGAACCCGTCGATCGCGACGACATCGCCGCTCGCGAGCGGCCGCGTAGTCGCCGATCAGCAGCGTATCATCGGCGTGAGCGTGTATCGAGGCGTCGGCGCGATCCGCGAGACGGGACGCGAGGCCGGCGTGGTCGATGTGCCAGTGGGTGAGAAGGACGTGATCCACGTCCGTTATCGCGATCCCGGCGTCCGCGATCCCGTCCCGAAGCGCAGTCCACGCAGTATCGGACGGCGGACCTGGATCGATGACGACGCCGCGGGCCGGAAGCAGGTACGCACAGTTCGTTCCCTCCGGCGATCCGCCGCCGACGGAAACCCTGACGACGTCACTCACGGACGTCGCTCACTCCGCGCTCGTCGAGGAGCGCGTCGAGCCCTAGTTCCTCCCACCTGTCGGCGACCGACTCCAGCACGTTCTCGGAAAAGGACGTCTCGAAATTCACGCGAGGTGCGATGTACTCTTCGTCCCACCGCGGATCCCACGTCGCATTGATGTAGAGCCGGGAGCCGTTCGATCCGTCGGAACGGTATAGCGGCGCCGTCGCGCTCGAGGCGTTCGGTTCGCTGAAGATCCAGTCGTTGGCGGGGTGGGCCTTGACCCACATGTCGTCGATCGCTCGAGCCAGGTTCGACGGATCAGCCTGCTCGTCAAGTATGAGTACCTTGTCGAACAGGTCCGAGAACGAGAAGAGCGTATTAGCGAGCTGCCACTCGAATCCGGCGTACAGGATTTCGCTCGAGACGATACAGAAGCCAAGTTGCCCTTCGACCGGCAACTGAATCCACTCGACGGGCGAGACGCCCCAGTAGTTGTTCACTCGACGGAAGAGCTTCGCCGTCTCGACAAGACACATCAGGTGCAGATCGTCGGTTAAGGGCTCGCCGAGCGGAGTAAACGGAACGATCGGTTCCTCACGGAGTGCGATCGCCTCGGCGTCGACATCGACGGTCGTCGTCTCGCACGCCAGTTCCC is a window encoding:
- a CDS encoding Phenylacetic acid catabolic protein — translated: MSDDTWPELALDYVQAVYDTKLLLGHRYAQWSLSGPSLEDDIGGASAAQEEIGHVRQLARELEGQGRDADWLSGDREPDEFANAACLDRIDGEWPSYIASIAPADRASWYLIDAIDRDDLFGLITKMGEDEYFHLEYHDARLETLAEDDPETIQRTLETTLPQTLSLIGPTAYDADEDPVFGSGFTDRPVAEIRESFANHYRELFAETDVSLENVDWNAPALEEWDETQRRAGGGAISDEDVRQLRGEENELFFMN
- a CDS encoding enoyl-CoA hydratase/isomerase family protein, encoding MELPAFSELDLEYFTTEINSHVGILRLDRPPANAHDIEVLLDLQRAIEAVRFDENVRAVLFGSSNEKFFSTGFDIQVLQEESGRQVGYASQTSKEIIMKMRTTDTIFIAMVNGHCMGGGLELALGCDFRYIGDDDDYNIGMPEIHLGLIAGEAGTQLLPRYIDRSEALRMMLTGDTLTPEEATERGIFDEIHPPEEVEDAAFEFAQEIAEKPSVAVGNNKLAVNEGLEMPLSDALAHERELQNRLLGSDVAKEGVDAFLNDRKPDFVGVELGDKEPGDEE
- a CDS encoding MBL fold metallo-hydrolase, with the translated sequence MSDVVRVSVGGGSPEGTNCAYLLPARGVVIDPGPPSDTAWTALRDGIADAGIAITDVDHVLLTHWHIDHAGLASRLADRADASIHAHADDTLLIGDYAAARERRCRRDRRVLERWGVPESVRDDVSSADTPSPVPDSFAVTPHGDGDTVVDVEFVHTPGHTVGHVSFRTDEGIFLGDLLLPTYTPNVGGSDTRLDDSLGQYLASLNRFESIRTDGYPGHGMEIEIPTAIDEARRHHRNRARAAFRAIATPEPSARTPWDVARELFGELRGIHAKFGAGEAAAHLRRLAELGPVERLDGTPVRYRPAIDSYPTGLLLTP